GAAAATATTCATGATCCCCCACCAAATCATTCAGTTTCTCCTCAtcccaattatttttttgggtaaTGCTGGCATCACCAATCTTTTAGCATATCCAGACAGCCCCATATATATTAATGGGAATGGGGGATGGAAGCCCTCCAAGAAACTTTAGCAGTTAGCTACTAGGTAAGCCAGCCATGCCCCATGTGGTGGTGCAGAAGCCACCATAAATGTGGTTTCTACCATGACCATACCTTTTTCTTCTGTCCACTTTTTGCAGTTCTATAAGCAAAAATAGTCTGCCCCCATCACCATACACCTGATCATTCAGTTTCTGAACTCATTTAGCTAGAGGAAAAGCAAAATTGTAAAGGGCTTTGAACCAGATTCATATTCAGTCAAGCTTTacagaagagaagagaaagtaGACAAACCAAAATGAGGACAGGAAACCAACAGAACCAGTTGCAAGCAACACTGCAACAACCATGAGAAAAGAGTATCCAAGATAGAGAGTAGCTGATACAGGGCCACTCAGGCTCCGGAGATCGAATACAAGGTAATTGACACAGTACATCAGTATGTATATCGCCACTGAACCAGACGAAAAAAAGGACTGCCACCACCATCTCCAATCCTCCACACAAAGATGCATGTAGGTTAGAACAAGGGCAACTTCTGCACATACTATCACAAGAAGTATCATCACTACAAGAAGAAACCCGAAGACATAGTAGACTTGGCCTAGCCAAAGGCTTGACATGATGAAGTATAGCTCAATGAATAGAGTACCAAAAGGGAGAGTGCCTGCTCCTATGACAACAAGCCATGAAGGGTACTTTGGTGGTGGGATTTCGCGGGCAATGTGATTGATTCTAACTGGATATTCAATTGAACTTGATTTTAGTCCGAAGTAGCCTCCAACTAAAGTGAGAGGAACCGAGACAAAGAACCATAGGAGGAGGAGGATGACAAAGAGATAGAAGGGTATTGCCCCAGTGCTCTGACTGCCCCATAGGAGAGAATTCATGGAAACTAGGACTAGAAATGCAACTCCAGGGAAGAAACAGGAGGCCCTCCAAGAGACTGATGCCCAATTCTTTCTTTCCCCTCCACTGACTGCTCTCCATAGCTTCACACTCACATATCCAGCTACAAATCCAAGAATCAAGTAGGAGAAGAGCATCCCAGTGAGGAGGGCTCCATGGGAAGCTGGTGATATGACCCCAAATGCGGCAAACAAGACAATAACAAAGGCCATTCCCAGTATCTGCACTCCATCACCTACCAAAATGCATAAGAAGTCTGCATTTGGGGGAGGCCGGAAGACATCTCCTGCAACAAGTTTCCAGCCGGAAACCTCCTCGGAGATCTCAGCTTGAGCATCTTTGTCAATCTCTTCATACTGTGTC
Above is a genomic segment from Vitis riparia cultivar Riparia Gloire de Montpellier isolate 1030 chromosome 7, EGFV_Vit.rip_1.0, whole genome shotgun sequence containing:
- the LOC117918002 gene encoding transmembrane 9 superfamily member 11-like — its product is MSCMHRSYMENLLLSLCFPLLLFLVLPPTEAFYLPGSYPHRYGDGDLLSVKVNSLTSIETEMPYGYYTLPFCKPIDGVQNSRENLGELLMGDRIESSPYRFKSYVNETDVFVCSTGPLSKEEARIMKLRIDQVYQVNHILDNLPAIRYTEKGGFRLRWIGFPVGLNFNNVYYVFNHLRFKVLVNKYGDDHAISQASGAIEEGVDVVKSSRTRHNNVTQRIIVGFEVTPCSHRHDIKQMGNLQMYQKFPRGINCDPLSLAMVVKEGEPIVFSYEVSFEDSDIEWLSRWDAYLKMEGSQIHWFSILNSLMVVAFLAAIVLVIFLRTIRRDLTQYEEIDKDAQAEISEEVSGWKLVAGDVFRPPPNADFLCILVGDGVQILGMAFVIVLFAAFGVISPASHGALLTGMLFSYLILGFVAGYVSVKLWRAVSGGERKNWASVSWRASCFFPGVAFLVLVSMNSLLWGSQSTGAIPFYLFVILLLLWFFVSVPLTLVGGYFGLKSSSIEYPVRINHIAREIPPPKYPSWLVVIGAGTLPFGTLFIELYFIMSSLWLGQVYYVFGFLLVVMILLVIVCAEVALVLTYMHLCVEDWRWWWQSFFSSGSVAIYILMYCVNYLVFDLRSLSGPVSATLYLGYSFLMVVAVLLATGSVGFLSSFWFVYFLFSSVKLD